The stretch of DNA GGCGCCGGTCGTGTCCGACCCGTAGGTGGTACCAGAGCCGTTCGTTCCATTCGTCAGCGTGTCTGCGATGCAGAACGAGGTCCCGGAGGCGCTGTACGCCGTGAAGATGATGACCTGGCGGTCGCCCACAACGCCGTTGTCTTCAACCGCATACCCAACGTTCGAGCCGTCAGTGGCCGCAGCTGCATTCACGAAAGTCAAGCTGGGCTCGATCGCATTCAACAGAACGGGGGTTACGTCGGCACCGGCACCGTTGGAGAAGTTCTCTTCGTCGGTGTAGTGCACCTTGGCCGAGGTCAACGCGTTGCGAAGGTTCGACTGGGCGGCACGGTCCTGAGCACGCTCACGAGCACCGAGGAAGGTCGGGATGGCGATGGCGATGAGAATGGCAATAATCAAAACAACGACCATCAACTCGACGAGGGTGAAGCCCTCTTCCTTGTTGAGACGGTTACGCATCCATGAAATCATTATGGGACTCCTTATATATGGTTATGTTCCCTGTAGGCCGTCTTGACCTACGTAGGGTTTATCGTCGGCACAGCGCTCAGACTTAAGAACTAATCCAGGGATTCTTTCAAACCAGTGAGGGCCCGGCATTTGCCGGGCCCTCACTCACCAAACCTCGAGGTTTGACGGGTTATTGAACGAGATTCACGATGTTGAACATCGGCATGTACAAGGCGATGAGCATGCCACCGACCGTCGCACCGAGGACCACGATGAGCAAAGGTTCGATGAGGCTGGTGAGACCTTCGACCATGGCCTGGACTTCGGAGTCATAGAAGTCACCAACCTTCTCCAACATGGTGTCGAGCGCCCCGGTCTCCTCACCGACGGCAATCATCTGCACCACCATGGCCGGGAATACCGGATGGTTGTTGAGCGGTGCCGAAATTGACTCTCCTTCGGCAACCGATGCCTTGACGTCTTGCACAGCGCGGGCGACTACCGCGTTACCTGCCGTGTCCGACACGATGTCCATGGCCTGGAGAATCGGTACTCCGGTCTTGGTCAAAGCGGCCAGGGTGTGAGAGAACCGGGCGATGGCCGTCTTGTGGATGAGGTTGCCGAATATCGGCAGCTTGAGCTTGATGGCATCGAAGGTCGACCGGCCGGCCTTTGTGGCGATCCACTTCTTGAATGCAACGAAGGATCCGACCGAGACGATGATCACGGCCCACCAGTAAGTCGTCACGATCTTCGAGATGAGCAACAGGAACTTGGTCGCACCGGGAAGTTCGCCTCCCAGGTCGGCGTAGAGGGCCTCGAACATCGGCACGACGAAGATGATCATGGCGGCCACGATGAAGATGACGAGGCCGAACACGGCCATCGGGTACATCATGGCTGACTTGATTTTGGATCGAAGGGCTACCTGGGCTTCGAGGGTATCGGCGAGTCGCAACAGGGTGTCATCGAGCACACCACCGACTTCACCGGCCCGGATCATGGCGGTATACAGCTGATTAAAGGCCTTGGGGTGCTGTTCCATCGCCACGGACAGGCTGGTTCCCCGTTCTACGTCCGCCTTCACGGCGTTGATGATCGCAACCAACGCTTTGCTTTCGGTTTGGTCGGCGAGGATGCTGAGAGACCGAAGCAACGACAGACCCGCATTGATCATCGTGGCGAACTGGCGGGAGAAAATCGCCACCTCTTTGGCTTTTACCCGATCCGAAAGGCCGGGAATTTTGATTTCCTTCTTGAGACCGGAATTGGCATTGGCTTGCTCGGACAAGCTCATCGGACTTAAGCCCTTGCCGCGCAACGCAGACGCCGCCGCCGACTGGCTGGTGGCATCGATCGTGCCCTTCTTCATCTTGCCATCGGCGTCTTTGGCACGATATTCAAACGTTGTCGCCATGATTTATCTCCTACGCCACGCGACCGACAAGTCGCTGCAAGTCTTCGAGGTCGGAGCAACGCTCCGCTGCGAGATCATACGTAATTATGTTCCTTCGAACCAGATCAGCCAATGATTGATCCATCGTTTGCATTCCCCATTTTCCGCCGGCCTGCATGGCGGTGGCGATTTGATGGTTCTTGCCTTCCCGGATGAGGTTTCTAACCGCCGGAGTGGCGATCATGACCTCGATCCCCGGCACCCGGCCGCGGCCATCCCTGGTGGGGAGCAGTTGCTGGGTCACGACGGCCTGCAAGGTGGCGGCCAACTGAACTCGCACCTGTCCCTGCTGGTGAGATGGAAAGACATCGATCATACGGTCAATGGTCTGGGGGGCATCCTGCGTGTGCAAGGTCGCAAATACGAGGTGACCGGTCTCGGCCGCCGTGAGGGCAGTCGATATCGTTTCGAGGTCTCGCAGCTCACCGACCAGAATCACATCAGGGTCCTGGCGAAGCGCATGCCGAAGAGCCATGTTGAAGCCAACCGTATCGGCGCCAACTTCTCGCTGGTTGACAATGGCCTTCTGATGATGGTGAAGGAACTCGATGGGGTCCTCGACCGTCAGGATATGACAAGCCCGGCGGCGGTTGATGAGATCGATAATCGACGCCAACGTGGTCGACTTTCCTGACCCGGTCGGACCCGTAACCAATACCAGTCCACGGGCGTAGCCGGCAAACTCTTTGACAACCGTGGGTACCCCTAGCTCTTCCAATGGTTTGATTACGTCGGGAATGGCTCGAAAGACCGCCCCGACCGCGTCTCGCTGAAAGAACACATTAAGACGGAAGCGACCCTTCCCTTGCAGCGGATGAGACGCATCGAGTTCCAGGGTCTCCTCAAGCTTCTCGCGTTGTTTTTCGGTCAAAATGGCGTAGACCATTCGACGGATCTCGGCAGGCATCATGACGCCAAACTCAGGCAGCTGACGCAGCTCACCGTTCACGCGTATTTGAGGGGTTGAACCCGCCGTGATATGGAGGTCAGAACCGCCCTCATCAACCAGAATCGTAAGCAACCGATTGACGTGCAGCGCGGGTTCGGCAATCTCGATGTCGGCCGCGCCACCACCCATCCCTGGAATCCGGGTAACCGGAATCTCCTCGGGCCCGTGCATGAACGCAATGGCACGCTGGATGGCATCCTTGGTCGCCAGGGCCAGCGTGACCTTTTTACCGGTGATCTGTTCGAGCCGGCGATGTCGTTCTGCGTCGAACGGGTCGGCCACGGCAACGGTCAGGGTGCTGTCTTTCAGCCGGACCGGTATCGCCAGAAGTGCGGATGCATCGTCGCCA from Acidimicrobiia bacterium encodes:
- a CDS encoding prepilin-type N-terminal cleavage/methylation domain-containing protein gives rise to the protein MISWMRNRLNKEEGFTLVELMVVVLIIAILIAIAIPTFLGARERAQDRAAQSNLRNALTSAKVHYTDEENFSNGAGADVTPVLLNAIEPSLTFVNAAAATDGSNVGYAVEDNGVVGDRQVIIFTAYSASGTSFCIADTLTNGTNGSGTTYGSDTTGANNGFTRAQCAAADW
- a CDS encoding type II secretion system F family protein; the encoded protein is MATTFEYRAKDADGKMKKGTIDATSQSAAASALRGKGLSPMSLSEQANANSGLKKEIKIPGLSDRVKAKEVAIFSRQFATMINAGLSLLRSLSILADQTESKALVAIINAVKADVERGTSLSVAMEQHPKAFNQLYTAMIRAGEVGGVLDDTLLRLADTLEAQVALRSKIKSAMMYPMAVFGLVIFIVAAMIIFVVPMFEALYADLGGELPGATKFLLLISKIVTTYWWAVIIVSVGSFVAFKKWIATKAGRSTFDAIKLKLPIFGNLIHKTAIARFSHTLAALTKTGVPILQAMDIVSDTAGNAVVARAVQDVKASVAEGESISAPLNNHPVFPAMVVQMIAVGEETGALDTMLEKVGDFYDSEVQAMVEGLTSLIEPLLIVVLGATVGGMLIALYMPMFNIVNLVQ
- a CDS encoding PilT/PilU family type 4a pilus ATPase — encoded protein: MNSASRKLGELLVDRHLLSKDVLETVLAKEQATGTPMAKILTDDGFVREEDLLRTVADRVGMEYVELDDELLDPDLVALLGGDDASALLAIPVRLKDSTLTVAVADPFDAERHRRLEQITGKKVTLALATKDAIQRAIAFMHGPEEIPVTRIPGMGGGAADIEIAEPALHVNRLLTILVDEGGSDLHITAGSTPQIRVNGELRQLPEFGVMMPAEIRRMVYAILTEKQREKLEETLELDASHPLQGKGRFRLNVFFQRDAVGAVFRAIPDVIKPLEELGVPTVVKEFAGYARGLVLVTGPTGSGKSTTLASIIDLINRRRACHILTVEDPIEFLHHHQKAIVNQREVGADTVGFNMALRHALRQDPDVILVGELRDLETISTALTAAETGHLVFATLHTQDAPQTIDRMIDVFPSHQQGQVRVQLAATLQAVVTQQLLPTRDGRGRVPGIEVMIATPAVRNLIREGKNHQIATAMQAGGKWGMQTMDQSLADLVRRNIITYDLAAERCSDLEDLQRLVGRVA